CCGTCCTTCTGAGGAAGCCTTGGCCAAGCAAGGCAAAGGGCTTAAGAAGactcagcagaaggaaaaagagaaaaagaagaaaggggaagctgttgagaaaaaaggaaaaggaaagaaaaatcaagagaaacCTAACGGAAAGGTCCCCGAGGCACACCAAAGTGCTCCAGTGGTCAGCTCTGTCaccataaagaaaagcaatgttctTCCAGCCCATGAGGAGCAGAAGCATAATGGACCTGTCAAGAAGGCGGCTGCATCCAAGAAGAGCGAGCCAGGTAAGGCCAAGTTCCTCTGCATATATCCCCGTCGGGTAAGCCGGCAGAGGGATCGGAGAAGGGCTGGAGTCATCTCGTTCCCTTAGCAAAGAGCTGGAACGAACCTGCCTGGTGAAAGGCAGGAGATGACCTTGCTGCTCTGCATCACTGGCACCGCTGCGTGGAGCGACAGTCCCCCAGCGAGGCTGTGTCACGATGGAGTCCAGCTTCTGATGcccaccatgtctctgctcCCTGGCATGAGCAAAGCGTGCCCAGCTCCGTCTGGAATCGCTCAGTGTGACGGAGGGCGGTGGCAGGGTGGTGGGAGCAgtagcagagccaggcagaggtggcagctggcTCAGGGAACGCTTGTCTGTGGTGAGCACCGTCCCCAGCGCTCGTCACGTTGCTTTCAGTTAGAGAGGTATCAAACTTGGCTGTGGACATCTGGGCGGTTGCTGGCGTGAAATGGCAATTATGGGGTTGGAGTCAACTGAGGTGATGCTACTCAGCCCTGCCCATGGCTCGAGCGCTCCCaacccctcctctctcctccccagcacctgcgGACTCGGATGGGCCCCTCTACCTGCCCTACAAGACGCTTGTGTCCACTGTCAGCAGCACGGTGTTCAGTGAGGGGGAGGCCCAGCAGCTCATCGAGATCCTGACGGAGAAAGCGGGCATCGTCCAGGACACCTGGCACGCGGTAGGGCTGCCAGCAGCGTCGTGTCCACCAGGGCTGGGCCAAGCCTCCGGGGGTGCGGAGGGGTGAAGGCAGCCCGTTTTCGGGCAGGCTGTCCCCCGAGGGTCAGCCTTAGAGACGGGAGCTGAATTTTCccctggagcagagggcaggaccctgtgtgtgtggggtggagGGGTTGGATGCGGAGGTGGTGGTCCCCGCTGATGTGCCACCCTGTGCCGGCAGGCCAAGCAGAAGGGTGACCCTGTCACTGTCCTGAAACgccagctggaggagaaggagaagcagctcgCCACtaagcaggaggctgcagccgCTGCCAGAAACAAGGTGGAGGAGCTGAGTCAGGTAAGTGCGCGCAGCCCTCCCGGCACCCCTGGCACAGGCTCTGCGCCTCACGGCTCGCCGTGTGCCTCCCTCTCCCCGCGTCTTACCCGCCCTTGGAGGTGAAGCGCAGGGGTTCTCTGGGCCCTTCatccatttgctgttttctccccaaaaaGGGGAGGAGATGCCCACCTGAGCTCCTCTCCTGGGCCTGATCCAGCCCGGGGAGGCACGTGCCCTGTTGGCAGCCGCAGCAGGAGTGGGATAAAGCCGTGCCCGTAAGAgactgcagctttctgctgctctaTGGAGGACAGTAAAGCCCTTCTCATCTCTTGGCAGAGCCCCTGAGCTGAGAAGGTGTTGAACAGTCCCTTTTTAAGGAGCCTGGTGCCATTTACAGCCCCCTTGCCTGACTCAGCCCCTTGCCTCCACCTCTCGTTGGGTGTTGAAGTCAGAAGGGACCCCCGGCGCGTCgtgctcagcacctcctgccccgcagccgccaggaccctgctgcagcaggtccatctgcctgcaggcaggagaggagagggcgAAGCCACCCTGTGCACTGAGTGCTGTGCTAAACCCCGGCCtgtgcaggcagcccagggcagcggCACGGCATCACCCAGCCGGCCGAGAGAGCATCCCTGCCTTGGCAGGGGGCGGAGGGGGAGTCTGTGTTGGATTTGTGggggtgttttctttttttagttttcctgctttgccGCAAACTTGATGTGATGATACTGATCCTGGGGCCGGGGAGGGGAATAAAATTCCAGGCTGTCACTCCTGTCTCTTAGCTGGCCCAATGTGGAACAACAGTGGCATCCAGTGGCCACTGAGCCCAAAGCTTAATGCAGGAGGAAATGGAAGTGCGGAAGGGTGTAGCTGGGCCTGGGGGCAGCGCCGAAAGGGTTACACTTCTTAAAGTCTTCTGAGCTAGGAGGCCACTTGGTTCGAGTCCCCTTAAAGCAGGGAAGTTCCTAGGCTGAGGACTGACCGGGTGGCTTCTCTCCTCGAAGGAGCTGGCGGCCGAGCGGGCCAAGGCGACGGCCGTGGAGGGCaagctgaaggagcagctgctggcccgCGAGCAGGAGATGGCAGCGGTGCAGGCACGCATGCAGGCCAGCTACCAGGACCATGTCAGCGAAacgcagcagctgcagggcaaggTGAGCCCCACGCggtgctctgcagcttcctccGCTGGCTGCCGGCTGGCCCTCggtggcagctgcctggtcTTTTGGAGAAGACCGAGGTGGACGAGGGGGCCAGAGCCTCGGGGAGGGGCGAGAGCCCCGCAGTGCTCCTGAGCCGTGGTGCTCACGCTAGAAGAGGGATGTGGGAGCATCCTCACGGGATGCAGCAGCCGCAGGGGCTGTCAGCATCAGCAGACACCTCGCTGTGGCTTCCTTGCCAGTCCCTCTTGCCCATGGAGTGGGCTCCTCAGGGGAGAGCTGAGGGGCTGGCAGCGGCGGCATTAACCCCTGTTGGTCTCTCCCTAGATCCGcaccctgcaggagcagctggagaatgGCCCCGACACGCAGCTGGCTcgcctgcagcaggagaactCCATCCTGAGCGATGCCTTCTGCCGGGTCAGAAGTCAGATGGAGAGCAAGTAAGActaggggtgggggtggggggcagagcctggggccGCCCTCTGGCaagccctgggggtggctgtcCATCATGATTGGCCACCCCCTTTCTTGAGGGTGCTTCTACAGACGCCCCAGCTAGCTGGAGGTAGAGGAGGGAGTGAGGAAGAGATTGCCAAATGGCTTTTGTGGGCCTGGCAGGGGAAACAAGGATGCTTTTCCCAAGtggaagggcaggggaagccCTCTCTGCTTTGGGGTCACCTGTGCTGATGCTAGcggagggggcagaggggaccaGAAGGCGCTGCAGCATTTCTCCACACTTCGGAGAGCTTGTGCTCACcaacttcagaagaaatgtcGCTGGCTCTTTGATGGGAGCGGTGCTGCAGAGAACCGAGACCTGCCTGGTGCATACAGAACAACCAGGAGCTAGGGGGAAGAATTTGGCGCTCCTTTTTGTAGAAAGTCTGAAATGGCTGGTGATTAACAGTGGTCAATTAATTACAGAGCAGACTCCAGCTGCTTAGAGTGCTTTCTCCTGTGTCTGGGAACACAGATCCTTGCGTCTTCTATTTCATGAGAAAGGAATGTCTCCTGTGATGGAAACGGAGCTTTTGAAATTGATGTGTCAGCTCCTTCCACCCCATCCCTGAAGGACCAGGCGTGTCCGAGAAGCAGGCCAACACAACCGTTGAGATGTTTCAAGCCCTGTTATCAGGCCCACAGGAGGATGTGTTCCCCCTGGGTAACGCCAGGGATGCTTGACTGGCCTGCGGGCTGCAATAACGCTGCTTCTGTTGGTGCAGGCAAAACGCTGAGGTGGCCAGGTTACAGGAGTGGTGCGGCAAGCTGATGAACGAGCTCTCTGAGAAgtcagaggtgctgcagcaagagaagcagctgaggaagagctggaagatgAAAGTGGCAGCCTTGGAGAGGcagatggagcagctgcaggtcaggcaAGCGCCTGCAAACCTGCTCCCCCCGGGTgtgagggtgggggggaagccTAGGTGGTGCACCGTGCTGGGTGGTAGCCTCAGGTGAGAGAGGAAACCCAGTGGCCCCTGCCAGCGGGTGCTCACGAGGACGTGGGTGCTCCCTCTCGACTCTGAAGCCCTTGGTGCAGGAGGTAGAGCTTGTGGCTTTGTTACTGTCACCGGGGTGTGgctggatttggggtttttagggGTGTTTAAAGGACACCTCCCAGGTAGAGCCTCTGAGCACGCCGCTGGAGCAGTGGCGCATGGCTGGCTTGTGGCCACCGAGGCAGCTCAGTGGAGACCTGAGGTGACCCGAGATGTTTTGGAGGGGGGAGTGTCGCCAGACGGCCAAGGGAGACTCAGGCAGATGCCTTCTTTTGACTCCCATGTAggaaaaactaggaaaaaaaaaaagaaagaaccagGGCCAGGCAGCAAGCGAACTACAGGAGCGACCGAAGGTTACCCAGGaccaactggccaaagggagaATGACGAAGTGTAAAGAACAGCTTCAGGAAACGGTACTGGTGGTGGCCACAGCCATCCCTCCCTTGGTGCtggtggagggcagggggaagcgCGTGTCAGGCAGTGGTTGAAAACCGGAGACAAGGTGGCACTTGCTGCCAGAAACCATCTGGGTGGCTTTTGGGAAGCTCTGGGAGCACAGGAGATGGTGGTCATGGTTCTCCCTTCTCAAAAGGCAGGACCTGGCCCACCTGTGAAACGCTTTGATGCTTGAGCTGCCACGAGAATAAGGTTGAGACCCAGTTGAGTAACCcacctctcttttccttctccaggggGAAGAGGACAGTTTGAAGGAAGGGACTTCAGTCTGATGAGTCTGTGACCTAGACCTTACTGTCAGCTTACCAAAATGCCTTACACATTCCTaaaactaaaactaaaaatatatgCCTGATTTACTGTAGAAAAAAGTTGCAAGCCATTTGTGACCTAAAACCTAgttttgaaacttaaaaaaaaccccaaacacaaaaccccaaccagtAAACACTGCGGGCATATGTTTGTAAGAAAATCTTCATACTGTTTTGTACAACTACCGTTTGTTCCCAAGGGCACCGCACCGACCACATCGGGGCAGGCAGAACCCACAAATCTGTGAAAAGGGAAGACTCTGTTTGTACATCAACtggtgaaattattttttttctttcttttttactttttttggtttgttttggtgttttttttttgtttgttggagtGCAAGAAGTGTGAAAGTGAGACCCAGCATGGAAGGAAGCCTCTCTTTGATGGGTGGCTCTTGGCACGTAtctttttgtgtatttctggGTGTTGATGCATTTACAATGATGTAGTGAAAAGAGCTTATCCTTGCTTCATTTTCCCGGTTAttatttactaattttttattaagtttGCAAGCCAGCCAGGTGTTTGGGGTCACTGAAGGACCCTGCTGTGGCCGGGAGCAGATCCTTTATTCCCCGCCTtgcttgctgtgctgcaaacagccatcccctctgttttttctccaagaTACGCAAAGGAGAGAAGCCTTCCCTTCCAGCCACGAGTGTTCTCACACTGGCTGCACCCCGAGGTCCCCTGCCATGGGGTCAGGCTGAGCGTggggacagggcacagcagcacagcctcgCCAGCCCAGcgcaggctgctcctgctctcttAAGCCTCAGCGCACCCCTGAAATTCTGTCCCTGCAGGTGCTGTGTGGTGGTGgtccttgggcactgccaggctcttcagccttctctctccccttcttgtggctttccttttgaaactcCACACAAAcccacccttttttccccaggttttcttctttttaaatattttttctttttttttttttttttttaatttcaagttgGTTTATTGGGAAATGGCAGAGACCACGTCACAGCTTGGTGCCTGCCTCCTCACAATAAAGCTGCTGAGCCCGGCGCTGACATCAGTGGGATTtgaggagctggtggggggaAAAGGCCCCCAGAGTACTTGGTACCTCTGGGCTGTGTGAAGAACCAAGGCCAGGAAGGGGGATGAAGGCCAGACCCGCCTCCATTTTGTTCCCAGAGAAGTCTGCGTGTGCTCAGCCTCTATATTAGACACACCAGAGATTCCACGCAGGCAGGACTGGGTAGACACGTGTCCtgtccccccagcactgcagctttgGGGGTCATGATGGAGAAGGGATGTGCAAATCACACTTGGGCTGTGGGGTATGTGCGTGACCTGTCTCTGATCAGGCAAGAAAAAGGGGTCCTGCTGAATTCTGGCTGAGGGAGTGGCAAGCTGAGagcccaccacccaccaccacccctacTGCCTGGTGATTAACAGTGGTCAATTAATTACAGAGCAGACTCCAGCTGCTTAGAGTGCTTTCTCCTGTGTCTGGGAACACAGATCCTTGCGTCTTCTATTTCATGAGAAAGGAATGTCTCCTGTGATGGAAACGGAGCTTTTGAAATTGATGTGTCAGCTCCTTCCACCCCATCCCTGAAGGACCAGGCGTGTCCGAGAAGCAGGCCAACACAACCGTTGAGATGTTTCAAGCCCTGTTATCAGGCCCACAGGAGGATGTGTTCCCCCTGGGTAACGCCAGGGATGCTTGACTGGCCTGCGGGCTGCAATAACGCTGCTTCTGTTGGTGCAGGCAAAACGCTGAGGTGGCCAGGTTACAGGAGTGGTGCGGCAAGCTGATGAACGAGCTCTCTGAGAAgtcagaggtgctgcagcaagagaagcagctgaggaagagctggGAGATGAAAGTGGCAGCCTTGGAGAGGcagatggagcagctgcaggtcaggcaAGCGCCTGCAAACCTGCTCCCCTCAGGGAGATGGGGCGGGTGGCTGAATTGTGTGGGATCCGTGGGGCTGGCCATGGGGAGAGCTCAGGGGGGGGGAGATGAGCGTCC
This window of the Falco naumanni isolate bFalNau1 chromosome 23 unlocalized genomic scaffold, bFalNau1.pat SUPER_23_unloc_1, whole genome shotgun sequence genome carries:
- the LOC121081951 gene encoding ribosome-binding protein 1-like — protein: QEKPNGKVPEAHQSAPVVSSVTIKKSNVLPAHEEQKHNGPVKKAAASKKSEPAPADSDGPLYLPYKTLVSTVSSTVFSEGEAQQLIEILTEKAGIVQDTWHAAKQKGDPVTVLKRQLEEKEKQLATKQEAAAAARNKVEELSQELAAERAKATAVEGKLKEQLLAREQEMAAVQARMQASYQDHVSETQQLQGKIRTLQEQLENGPDTQLARLQQENSILSDAFCRVRSQMESKQNAEVARLQEWCGKLMNELSEKSEVLQQEKQLRKSWKMKVAALERQMEQLQEKLGKKKRKNQGQAASELQERPKVTQDQLAKGRMTKCKEQLQETGEEDSLKEGTSV